A genomic region of Trichothermofontia sichuanensis B231 contains the following coding sequences:
- the fraC gene encoding filament integrity protein FraC, producing the protein MTELIALQLWIRLLLIQVLLLLITITIESWVFHRKQKWSQRTSVQYGTINNLFATALGWLVFFSIEPFLKGQIQTLLIRLSLFEEPFEEPILINHVLFVMLYLVIFLVNAVIKRIGLEFILALLSPTEAIPSRPLNTAPIKIYQSYKQQQKNRQQENDNWSSLNGTIIIATFLSQLTSCIILILLINYLRIKRWMQG; encoded by the coding sequence GTGACCGAGTTAATCGCGTTGCAGTTGTGGATACGCTTATTATTAATTCAGGTCCTTTTGCTGTTGATCACGATCACGATCGAAAGCTGGGTTTTCCATCGCAAACAAAAGTGGAGCCAGCGTACTAGTGTTCAATATGGGACGATCAATAATCTATTTGCAACTGCCTTGGGGTGGTTAGTCTTTTTTTCGATCGAGCCGTTTTTGAAAGGCCAAATTCAAACTCTATTGATTCGTCTGAGTTTGTTTGAAGAACCCTTTGAAGAACCCATATTGATCAATCATGTTTTGTTTGTAATGTTATATCTCGTTATATTTCTAGTAAATGCTGTCATTAAACGAATTGGACTGGAATTTATTTTAGCATTACTCTCGCCGACAGAGGCTATTCCAAGTCGCCCTCTGAATACAGCACCGATCAAGATTTATCAATCTTATAAACAGCAACAAAAAAATCGTCAACAGGAGAATGATAATTGGAGTAGCCTAAATGGTACTATTATTATTGCTACTTTTCTCAGCCAACTTACTTCCTGTATTATCCTGATATTGCTTATTAACTACTTGAGGATAAAACGTTGGATGCAGGGATGA
- a CDS encoding cob(I)yrinic acid a,c-diamide adenosyltransferase: MTRTTTRIGLGIRTVQVRPERLIGQIHIYDGLGKGKSQAALGVVLRSIGLGIQSARESRVLLLRFLKGPGRTYDEDAAIEALRRGFPHLIDQVSTGRAEFFGPDEIGRFDRLEAQRGWDVAKGAIASGLYSVVVLDELNPVLDLGLLPVDEVVQTLKNKPEHLEIIATGRSAPAALREIADLHSEMRPVQSLDNNGCAHSIEGIEIYTGAGKGKSTSALGKALQAIGRGISQDKSHRVLIMQWLKGGSGYTEDAAIAALRQSYPDLVDHQRCGRDAIVWRGQQQELDYVEAERGWEIARAAIASGLYKTIILDELNPTVDLELLPQEPIVQALLRKPRFTEVIITGRCLNPPAYFELASIHSEVFCHKHYANQGVEPKRGVDF, translated from the coding sequence ATGACCAGAACAACCACCCGGATAGGGCTTGGGATCCGGACGGTCCAGGTTCGCCCAGAACGTCTGATAGGTCAGATCCATATCTATGATGGGTTGGGCAAGGGTAAATCCCAGGCGGCGCTGGGCGTGGTGCTGCGCTCGATCGGCTTGGGAATTCAATCCGCTCGTGAAAGTCGAGTGCTGCTGCTGCGTTTTCTGAAGGGGCCGGGGCGCACTTATGATGAAGATGCGGCGATCGAAGCCCTGCGGCGTGGGTTTCCCCACTTAATTGATCAGGTGAGTACAGGTCGCGCAGAATTTTTCGGCCCTGATGAGATTGGCCGCTTTGATCGCTTGGAAGCACAACGGGGTTGGGATGTGGCCAAGGGGGCGATTGCCTCTGGGTTGTACTCGGTGGTGGTATTGGATGAACTGAACCCAGTGTTAGACTTGGGCTTGCTACCAGTCGATGAGGTGGTACAAACCCTAAAAAACAAGCCAGAACATCTGGAAATTATTGCCACAGGCCGATCGGCCCCAGCCGCACTGCGGGAGATTGCCGACCTCCATTCGGAAATGCGCCCGGTCCAGTCCCTCGATAACAATGGCTGTGCCCACAGCATAGAAGGGATCGAAATTTACACCGGTGCAGGGAAAGGCAAATCAACCAGTGCCCTAGGAAAAGCCTTGCAGGCGATCGGGCGCGGTATTAGTCAGGATAAGTCCCACCGAGTTTTGATTATGCAGTGGCTCAAGGGCGGATCGGGGTATACCGAAGATGCTGCGATCGCGGCCCTGCGCCAGAGCTACCCGGATTTGGTGGATCACCAACGCTGTGGCCGGGATGCGATCGTCTGGCGGGGTCAACAACAGGAATTGGATTACGTTGAAGCGGAACGGGGCTGGGAAATTGCCAGAGCCGCGATCGCCTCTGGATTGTATAAGACCATTATCCTGGATGAACTGAATCCCACCGTAGATCTGGAGTTACTCCCACAAGAACCGATCGTCCAAGCCCTGCTACGCAAACCTCGATTTACCGAAGTCATCATTACCGGACGCTGCCTGAATCCGCCTGCCTATTTTGAACTAGCCAGTATCCACTCAGAGGTGTTCTGTCACAAACACTACGCCAATCAGGGCGTTGAACCCAAGCGTGGGGTCGATTTCTGA
- a CDS encoding ABC transporter substrate-binding protein gives MSTLTAQMWKFHPEEYLAIRADWVDKNPKATKALLKGLMEAQQWCDQPENRPELIQIVSGRNFFNIPPTILEPPFAGKYEMGDGKPAINDFKMGPLYWKDDIRKLGLVPTFLPTPRVVLKPSSMVLNLIRLILKPISTASRLSASKG, from the coding sequence ATGTCAACTTTGACTGCCCAAATGTGGAAGTTCCATCCGGAAGAGTACCTAGCGATTCGTGCAGATTGGGTCGACAAAAATCCCAAGGCGACTAAGGCGCTCCTCAAGGGCTTAATGGAAGCGCAGCAGTGGTGTGACCAGCCGGAAAATCGGCCTGAATTGATCCAGATTGTGTCGGGTCGGAATTTCTTCAATATCCCACCTACCATTTTGGAACCGCCCTTTGCTGGCAAGTATGAGATGGGTGATGGCAAGCCGGCAATTAACGATTTCAAGATGGGGCCGCTCTACTGGAAGGACGATATAAGGAAGCTGGGTTTAGTGCCGACATTCCTACCGACACCTCGCGTGGTGTTGAAACCTTCTTCGATGGTACTAAATTTGATCCGGCTAATCCTCAAGCCTATCTCGACAGCC
- a CDS encoding ABC transporter permease, producing MNLGRLFVISANVFQEVIRDRVLYLIAFFAIFLAAANQLIPWVAAGEEDRILLDLGIAAIGALGLVVIVFVGTGLVNKEIEKRTVLVILSKPISRAEFIFGKHLGLSAVVAVLVLATTAIYFLILTLNHISYPIVSLIVAVLYLFLELSLITAVAIVFGVFTSPLLATLMTFAIYLMGHLSQDIVALAALSKNPQMQAIIQKFYLILPDLSRLNLRNEAVYGVIPDPMTLAASAGYALLYTLLLLLLASLIFSRRQF from the coding sequence GTGAATCTGGGTAGATTATTTGTGATCTCGGCCAATGTTTTCCAGGAGGTCATCCGTGATCGGGTCCTATACCTGATTGCCTTTTTTGCAATCTTTCTGGCTGCTGCGAATCAACTCATCCCCTGGGTAGCGGCTGGGGAGGAGGATCGTATCTTGCTAGACTTGGGTATTGCCGCGATCGGGGCGTTGGGTTTAGTCGTGATCGTCTTCGTCGGTACGGGGCTGGTCAATAAGGAGATCGAAAAACGTACGGTTCTAGTAATACTATCGAAGCCAATTAGCCGAGCGGAATTCATCTTTGGCAAACATCTGGGCTTATCTGCGGTTGTAGCAGTTTTGGTGCTGGCAACTACTGCAATTTATTTTTTAATCCTAACCTTGAATCATATTAGCTATCCAATTGTTAGCCTAATCGTGGCAGTTTTGTATCTTTTTCTTGAACTCTCGCTGATCACTGCTGTTGCTATTGTATTTGGGGTTTTTACCAGCCCCCTATTAGCCACCTTAATGACCTTTGCAATTTACCTAATGGGGCACCTGAGCCAGGATATTGTTGCCTTAGCGGCCTTGAGTAAAAATCCCCAAATGCAGGCAATTATTCAGAAGTTTTACCTGATCTTGCCCGACTTAAGTCGTCTTAACTTGAGGAATGAAGCGGTATATGGCGTGATACCTGACCCGATGACCTTGGCGGCTAGCGCGGGTTATGCGCTGCTCTATACCCTGCTGTTACTGCTGCTAGCGAGTTTGATCTTTTCACGACGACAATTCTAA
- a CDS encoding DUF5357 family protein: MKKLKDYIQKIDDFLYKWVKILIPPQTSSWQTFFLVSISSFFLAQFANAPFLQIILKTLGWLFALISVHWWTFQNSDKVSIAKQFFIGPWLTGLLVCLVLLKEWIVPYPDRVLIYTAASWPLVSVAIAIWPRFSDPGVRFVGTDDDPEKYQKIIDNRRDIMLLVLGNLILSCWLRFYFIVAKWVELSYPSR; the protein is encoded by the coding sequence ATGAAAAAGCTGAAAGATTACATCCAGAAAATTGATGATTTTTTGTATAAGTGGGTGAAAATTTTAATTCCACCCCAAACCTCTTCCTGGCAAACTTTCTTTCTTGTTAGTATCTCCTCGTTTTTCTTAGCTCAATTTGCCAATGCACCCTTTCTGCAAATCATTCTTAAAACTTTAGGCTGGTTATTTGCCCTGATTAGTGTCCATTGGTGGACCTTCCAAAACTCAGATAAAGTTTCAATCGCTAAACAGTTTTTCATTGGCCCCTGGCTGACAGGTCTGCTGGTTTGTCTCGTATTGCTAAAAGAATGGATTGTGCCCTATCCCGATCGGGTGTTGATTTATACCGCCGCCAGTTGGCCCTTAGTTTCGGTAGCGATTGCGATCTGGCCCCGCTTCAGTGATCCCGGCGTTCGGTTTGTGGGCACCGATGACGATCCGGAGAAATATCAAAAAATTATTGATAACCGTCGTGATATTATGTTGCTAGTTCTAGGAAATTTAATTCTCAGTTGTTGGTTACGATTTTACTTTATTGTTGCTAAGTGGGTTGAACTGAGTTATCCCAGTCGCTAA
- a CDS encoding FAD-binding domain-containing protein translates to MPELILFWHRRDLRLTDNWGISQAFQRSPKIVGLFCFDPNLLEQDDVAPVRIAYLLGCLQSLQASYQALGSQLLLLQADPVQAIPAIATTLGATGVAWNRDVEPYARSRDAQVAAALQARGITASQTWDHLMHPPDAITTATGTPYTVYTPFWKNWSSHPKATPSDRPACLQGLTAAEQDLADQSGCFTQLPTAQALGFPWAGELLIEPGEGAAQRMLNAFCDRALTSYAEQRNFPGIAGTSQLSAALKLGAIGIRTLWQAASEVATQVRSEEALISIRTWQQELAWREFYHHALYHFPELTQGPYNRIFADFPWQNNEDHFEAWCAGRTGYPIVDAAMRQLNETGWMHNRCRMIVASFLTKDLLIDWQWGEKYFMQHLIDGDLAPNNGGWQWSASCGMDPKPLRIFNPASQASKFDPEADYIRQWLPELRSVDTAALVTGKIEPGECDRWGYVTPIVDHHQQQQRFKDLYQRQKNRQG, encoded by the coding sequence ATGCCGGAACTCATTCTCTTTTGGCATCGTCGCGATCTACGCCTAACAGATAACTGGGGCATTAGCCAAGCCTTTCAACGCAGTCCTAAGATCGTTGGGCTATTCTGCTTTGATCCCAACCTCTTGGAGCAGGATGATGTTGCCCCAGTACGGATTGCTTACCTGCTCGGTTGTCTTCAGAGTCTCCAGGCTAGTTATCAAGCCCTCGGCAGTCAGCTCTTACTGCTACAGGCTGATCCTGTCCAAGCGATTCCGGCGATCGCCACTACCCTCGGCGCTACCGGCGTTGCCTGGAACCGGGATGTGGAACCCTACGCCCGATCGCGGGATGCCCAGGTCGCTGCGGCGCTTCAAGCACGGGGGATTACCGCCAGTCAAACCTGGGATCACCTCATGCATCCCCCGGACGCTATTACTACAGCTACGGGAACGCCTTATACCGTCTATACACCGTTCTGGAAAAATTGGTCTAGCCATCCCAAAGCAACTCCTAGCGATCGTCCCGCTTGCCTCCAGGGGTTAACTGCCGCTGAACAGGACCTAGCAGACCAATCCGGTTGTTTCACCCAACTGCCAACGGCGCAAGCCTTGGGTTTTCCGTGGGCGGGTGAGTTGCTGATCGAACCGGGGGAAGGGGCTGCCCAGCGGATGTTGAATGCGTTTTGCGATCGTGCCCTTACCAGCTATGCCGAACAGCGCAATTTTCCGGGTATTGCAGGTACTTCGCAACTAAGTGCTGCCTTGAAGTTAGGCGCGATCGGGATTCGGACCCTGTGGCAGGCGGCCAGTGAGGTGGCTACCCAGGTCCGCAGCGAAGAAGCCCTGATCAGTATTCGCACTTGGCAGCAGGAATTGGCTTGGCGGGAGTTTTATCACCATGCCCTTTACCACTTTCCCGAACTGACCCAAGGTCCCTACAATCGCATTTTTGCTGATTTCCCCTGGCAGAATAATGAGGACCATTTTGAAGCTTGGTGTGCAGGGCGGACGGGGTATCCGATCGTCGATGCGGCCATGCGCCAGTTAAACGAAACGGGCTGGATGCATAACCGCTGTCGGATGATTGTGGCCAGTTTTTTAACCAAGGATTTGCTAATTGATTGGCAATGGGGAGAAAAGTACTTTATGCAACACCTGATTGATGGTGATTTAGCCCCAAATAATGGGGGGTGGCAATGGAGTGCTTCCTGCGGCATGGACCCCAAACCCCTGCGCATTTTTAATCCTGCCAGTCAGGCCAGCAAATTTGACCCGGAGGCGGACTATATCCGTCAATGGTTACCAGAGTTGCGCAGTGTGGACACGGCAGCATTGGTTACGGGGAAAATCGAGCCAGGGGAGTGCGATCGCTGGGGTTATGTAACTCCGATCGTGGATCATCACCAACAACAGCAGCGGTTTAAAGATCTGTATCAGCGACAAAAAAATCGCCAAGGGTAA
- a CDS encoding cyclic nucleotide-binding domain-containing protein yields MSQGVYKGPFILGILSESDICWLREVGTIEEIPAGTVLIEGGKPLTSFYIILGGRLSVSVQEPEPHEVTQISVGEVLGEMSFVDTTPPLATVTAIDDCLVLSVSHYKLASKFQQDTGFAYRFYRAIALFLSSRLRRTTAQLGYGGTHE; encoded by the coding sequence ATGAGTCAGGGGGTTTATAAAGGTCCGTTTATCCTGGGGATTCTGAGTGAAAGTGACATCTGCTGGTTGCGAGAGGTGGGCACGATCGAGGAAATTCCTGCTGGTACTGTTTTGATCGAAGGGGGTAAACCGCTAACCTCGTTCTATATCATCCTGGGGGGAAGGCTTAGTGTCTCGGTCCAGGAACCGGAACCCCACGAGGTTACCCAGATTAGTGTGGGCGAAGTGCTAGGAGAAATGTCTTTTGTCGATACAACCCCCCCCTTAGCCACTGTGACCGCGATCGATGATTGTTTAGTCCTATCGGTCTCCCATTACAAACTTGCCTCCAAGTTCCAGCAAGATACGGGGTTTGCCTATCGTTTTTACCGGGCGATCGCGCTGTTCCTTTCCAGTCGCCTACGGCGGACAACGGCCCAATTGGGGTACGGCGGTACCCACGAGTAA
- a CDS encoding protein phosphatase 2C domain-containing protein has protein sequence MNEASLNPPRYLWAVGDLAAQIPVGERVADRYEVVAPRLWQDTQPESLPEIPRDLPDRVRPYLYLYPLRLHLPVAYGFCHWELAADPQASILLLDHVPVKANGQLYPTVTESWPYATALRQVYWFWQILELWTPLSEQGVVSSLLHPDNVRVEGWCIRLLELYPDNPHDPYPPSLATLMDNWAPWLPLAQPAIVPKLQLLAEELRSQTVSLGAVLARLNQLLLQQSAEVPLRLRVAGGTDPGPNQTHNEDSCYPTERELQQKDLPPHNRLIPALSLVCDGIGGHEGGEVASQLAVQTLKLQIQALLTEVASQEQPLAPEVVSEQIVEAIRVVNNVIAAQNDQQQRSSRQRMGTTLVMALQLPQRVNATQTAHELYLAWVGDSRAYWITEDYCQPLTLDDDVATREVRLGRALYQEVLRQPDAGALTQAIGTREASLLYPTVQRLIIDEDGLLLLCSDGLSDHGLVEQCWQTHLLPVLRGEQSVSGAVPALIAWANQHNGHDNTSVVLTYCRVSPEYPVLIHPLTVASDLQPSPAPISTADLTLPTEELTAASKALLYETEPATDPGSPSAQPTPKQRRSPFRAVLSIGGLLVLVLLGGSVGLLAWSQLYPESFQELRLNLPSSVGNGEREGN, from the coding sequence ATGAATGAGGCCAGCCTTAACCCACCTCGCTACCTTTGGGCTGTGGGCGATCTGGCAGCACAGATTCCTGTTGGCGAGCGGGTCGCCGACCGCTACGAGGTGGTGGCCCCCCGCCTCTGGCAGGATACCCAGCCCGAAAGCCTGCCGGAAATTCCCCGTGATTTGCCCGATCGGGTCCGGCCCTATCTCTACCTCTATCCCCTGCGCTTACATCTACCTGTGGCCTATGGCTTTTGCCACTGGGAACTGGCTGCCGATCCCCAGGCGAGCATTCTCTTGCTGGACCATGTGCCTGTTAAAGCCAACGGTCAACTGTATCCCACGGTGACGGAAAGCTGGCCCTATGCTACGGCCCTGCGTCAGGTCTATTGGTTTTGGCAAATCCTGGAATTATGGACGCCCCTGTCGGAACAAGGGGTGGTTTCGAGCCTGTTGCACCCGGATAATGTGCGGGTGGAGGGCTGGTGTATTCGGCTGTTAGAACTCTATCCAGATAATCCCCATGATCCCTATCCGCCTTCGCTGGCGACTTTGATGGATAACTGGGCACCCTGGCTACCGCTGGCCCAACCGGCGATCGTGCCCAAGCTGCAACTATTGGCCGAAGAACTGCGATCGCAAACGGTCAGTCTCGGAGCCGTCCTCGCCCGGCTGAATCAACTTCTGCTTCAGCAATCCGCCGAGGTGCCGCTGCGACTACGAGTGGCAGGGGGGACCGATCCGGGTCCTAACCAAACCCATAACGAGGATAGTTGCTATCCCACGGAGCGGGAGCTTCAGCAAAAGGATTTGCCCCCGCACAATCGGTTAATTCCTGCCCTCAGCTTGGTGTGTGATGGCATCGGTGGCCACGAAGGGGGCGAGGTGGCCAGCCAGTTGGCTGTGCAAACTCTCAAGCTTCAGATACAGGCCCTGTTAACAGAGGTGGCCAGTCAGGAGCAACCGCTGGCACCGGAGGTGGTGAGTGAGCAAATTGTGGAAGCGATCCGGGTCGTGAACAATGTGATTGCGGCCCAGAATGATCAGCAACAGCGATCGTCGCGACAGCGCATGGGGACCACCCTGGTTATGGCGCTGCAACTCCCCCAACGGGTCAATGCGACGCAAACAGCCCACGAACTCTATCTGGCCTGGGTAGGGGATAGTCGGGCCTACTGGATCACTGAAGATTATTGCCAGCCATTAACCCTAGATGATGACGTGGCGACCCGCGAGGTGCGGTTGGGGCGAGCTTTATACCAGGAAGTGCTGCGGCAACCGGATGCTGGTGCTCTTACCCAGGCGATCGGGACCCGCGAAGCTAGCTTGCTCTATCCCACCGTGCAGCGCCTGATCATTGACGAGGATGGCCTCCTGCTCCTGTGTTCCGATGGTCTGAGTGATCATGGCCTGGTCGAGCAGTGCTGGCAAACCCACCTGCTACCGGTCCTGCGGGGGGAACAATCGGTGAGTGGGGCCGTGCCAGCCCTAATTGCTTGGGCCAATCAACACAATGGCCACGATAATACCTCCGTTGTCCTCACCTACTGCCGGGTCTCGCCGGAATACCCGGTTCTTATCCATCCCCTGACAGTGGCCTCGGATCTGCAACCTAGCCCTGCACCTATATCCACCGCCGATCTAACCCTGCCAACGGAGGAACTGACAGCGGCCTCAAAGGCACTCCTCTACGAGACGGAGCCAGCGACAGACCCCGGTTCCCCGTCGGCCCAACCCACGCCGAAGCAACGGCGATCGCCCTTCAGAGCAGTGCTCTCGATCGGGGGCCTGTTGGTTTTGGTGCTCTTGGGTGGCAGTGTGGGCCTTTTGGCCTGGTCACAACTGTATCCAGAGAGTTTCCAAGAGCTTCGCCTGAACCTACCGTCATCTGTGGGGAACGGGGAGCGCGAGGGAAATTAA
- a CDS encoding GIY-YIG nuclease family protein, whose amino-acid sequence MSKQLSLFSIREQVLSTYHCPVDPLRMGVAALQAWKRRVFQFQQQVRQTPLLIQGNLFMGETAPTETIAPWSIDPFQLLPQNTEFWRNKFDSTGVAALYFVIDDEWPLLLYVGETIKSNQRWKGEHDCKRYLHNYLAAHRPHALPVTVNIRFWPHAPRDRRARQKLELALIEKWRSPFNKENWDLWATPFVGKT is encoded by the coding sequence ATGTCGAAGCAGTTATCACTCTTTTCAATCCGGGAGCAAGTCCTTAGCACTTACCATTGTCCAGTGGATCCCTTGCGCATGGGAGTGGCAGCCCTACAAGCCTGGAAACGCCGTGTTTTCCAATTCCAACAGCAGGTTCGTCAAACGCCGCTTCTGATTCAGGGTAACTTGTTTATGGGGGAGACCGCCCCAACCGAGACCATCGCTCCCTGGTCAATTGACCCCTTTCAACTTCTCCCCCAGAACACGGAATTTTGGCGCAACAAATTTGATAGTACGGGGGTTGCGGCCCTGTATTTTGTCATTGATGATGAATGGCCCCTCTTACTGTATGTGGGGGAAACGATCAAATCGAATCAACGCTGGAAAGGCGAACACGACTGTAAACGTTATCTCCACAATTACCTTGCCGCCCACCGTCCTCATGCGCTACCCGTTACCGTTAATATTCGCTTTTGGCCCCATGCGCCCCGCGATCGGCGTGCCCGCCAAAAACTTGAACTTGCCTTGATTGAAAAATGGCGATCGCCCTTCAATAAAGAAAATTGGGACCTTTGGGCTACCCCGTTTGTGGGAAAAACCTAA